In Desulfomonile tiedjei, the DNA window CTTGGCCTCCATTTTGGGCCGCAACATCGTACGCTCCGGTAACGTCCAATCTCGACAGGGGGAGGGACCGGTCCACGGATTCCAGCATTGGGCGGAGCGGCTTAACAATAACGTCAAACCCTTTCAGAAGTTTGTTGATCCGTTTCATCGTGCCCTGAACGGAAGGGTCCAGTGACACCAGAACCATGTCAACCGGGCTTTTGGCAAGGTACGGTCTTAACTCCTCCAGGCTTCCCTTTACAGGCACGCCGTGGATGAATGAGCCTTTCCTCGATGAGTCCACGTCGAATATGGCCTCGACCTGTACGTTGGCGCCCGGGCTTCGTTTCGTCTCGATGATGTAGGCCTCGGTAGCGTTGCTGATTCCCACTATTACGGCACGCTGCGCTCTTTTCCTGCTGCGGTCGAACCCCGTGGCGATGCGTTCCGACGCGGATTTCCAAATCAGGCCCGCGCCGATGCCGATACTCAAGGTGACCAGAAAATCTATAATGATAACACCCCTGGGAATGCGCGGTCGGGAATCGAAAGATGCGAGCACGAATACAAGGACCGAACACACGATCGCATAAAGGCAAACAAAGAATATGCTGCTGGCGCTGAAATACCGCCAGTTGCTCAAGCGGGCGCTCAGCAACCAAAAAACGCCGACTTTTATAAGGGCAACGTGAGGCACGTGCAAGAAAAACTGTCTTAGCCAGTATTCAGGGATTTCGAAATCGAATCGCAGAAGATAGGACGCGAGGAAGCCCAAACAGGCCAGGAGGAAAACAATAGAAAGAGCGAGTAAACGCTTCAAGTAGTATTGGAGTGATTTCGTCATGGATAACTGTGTAATAGCAGATTCCTCAGACCTGCAATCCTCCCCCGGAATCGGCCTTGAACCCGTGGGTTGGAAGCAGACCAACGATATTGTCCATGCGAGACCGGAAAAAGCGGATCATGCAACGTCCCGCGCGAGCCTCGCGCCACGCAAATAATAGCAAAAGCCGTGCCAATACAATATGCGCATCCGTCAAGCTCATCGGGAAGGACCCTTCAGTAACCGGAAAGGCCGCCACCAATTTCAAGAGCGGCCTCCCAGCAATGACCTGACTGCACCGCACACGCGATCCAAAGTCTCCTCGGTCATGTGCGAGAAAAGCGGCAGGGCCAGGCTGGATGATGATGCCGCCCGGGTATTGCCGAGATCGCCAATGATTCTAGCAGGCCTGCCCTGGAATGCCTGGTGAGCATGGGCCGGTGGGAAAAACATCCTACGGCCCTGGACACCCATTTCCTTGAGTCCTTCCAGAACCTGATCTCGATTCATTCCGGCTTCCTCTGTTACGAATAAAGTGAAATAGGTGCCATTCGACTTCCGATCGGGCGCATCCTGTTGGAATTGGCATCCCGGAAGGTTGCAGAGTCGCTCACGATATCCGGCAATCAATCTCAGGCGTGAACTTATCAGGGAGTCTGCCCGGCGCAGGCTCAAGAGCCCGATTGCCGCATTGAAATGTCCCATTCGGGATGACACGCCCTTGAAAACCGAGTTCTCACCGTCTTTGCCTTGTCCCCACTGTCTCATAGCTCGGACTTTGTTGGCAAGGTTGGCGTCATTGGTGACCAGAACTCCTCCTTCTCCTGCGCAGACAACCATCTCTGAATTGAGCGAAAAAACTTCACATTGACCGAATCCTCCGATGGGCTTTCCGTCGACCAACGAACCAAGCC includes these proteins:
- a CDS encoding DegT/DnrJ/EryC1/StrS family aminotransferase, translating into MDSIPVSCPTMPDMAEVQELIKENFYPRENQAADIESQFEDALQRFVHCEHAVAVSSSTFGLMLALASMELPRGREVIVPSFAFGATIQAIYWNEFTPVFVDCLPGTMTIDPEEVVKAINPQTTAIVPITVFGLPPDIRALDQISQKYGIPIISDSSQGLGSLVDGKPIGGFGQCEVFSLNSEMVVCAGEGGVLVTNDANLANKVRAMRQWGQGKDGENSVFKGVSSRMGHFNAAIGLLSLRRADSLISSRLRLIAGYRERLCNLPGCQFQQDAPDRKSNGTYFTLFVTEEAGMNRDQVLEGLKEMGVQGRRMFFPPAHAHQAFQGRPARIIGDLGNTRAASSSSLALPLFSHMTEETLDRVCGAVRSLLGGRS